From one Streptomyces sp. CA-210063 genomic stretch:
- a CDS encoding fumarylacetoacetate hydrolase family protein, with protein sequence MKLATIRLDAAADPADPAAPGGLDGRTAAVRVEGDALVDLGLPDVGAVLAAPGGLAAAATADGPRHPSTGAVFAPLVPRPTKVVCVGLNYQKHIKEMGRDLPEHPTLFSKFADTLIGARDDIRRPAETGQFDWEAELAVVIGRPVRRADESEAAAAIAGFTVLNDITCRDWQFRTREWLQGKNWDATTPVGPYLVTSDELGGPRPALDISCTVNGRLMQRDNTGDLLFDPVDLVRYISTMIRLNPGDIIATGTPGGVGHAREPQVFLDPGDTVITEITGLGRLENTVIADGPRGDGPR encoded by the coding sequence GTGAAGCTCGCCACGATCCGCCTCGACGCCGCCGCCGACCCTGCCGACCCTGCCGCCCCCGGCGGCCTTGACGGCCGTACCGCCGCCGTACGCGTAGAAGGCGACGCCCTCGTCGACCTCGGCCTGCCCGACGTGGGCGCCGTCCTCGCCGCACCTGGCGGGCTCGCCGCCGCCGCGACCGCCGACGGCCCTCGCCACCCCTCCACCGGTGCCGTGTTCGCCCCGCTCGTCCCGCGCCCGACCAAGGTGGTGTGCGTCGGCCTGAACTACCAGAAGCACATCAAGGAGATGGGCCGCGACCTGCCCGAACACCCCACCCTCTTCAGCAAGTTCGCGGACACGCTGATCGGCGCCCGGGACGACATCCGCCGCCCCGCCGAGACCGGGCAGTTCGACTGGGAGGCCGAACTCGCCGTCGTCATCGGCCGACCGGTCCGCCGCGCGGACGAGTCGGAGGCGGCGGCCGCCATCGCCGGCTTCACCGTCCTGAACGACATCACGTGCCGCGACTGGCAGTTCCGCACCCGCGAATGGCTCCAGGGCAAGAACTGGGACGCCACCACCCCCGTAGGCCCGTACCTCGTCACATCCGACGAGCTCGGCGGCCCGCGCCCGGCACTCGACATCAGCTGTACGGTCAACGGCCGCCTGATGCAGCGGGACAACACCGGCGACCTGCTCTTCGACCCCGTCGACCTGGTCCGCTACATCTCCACGATGATCCGCCTGAACCCCGGCGACATCATCGCCACCGGCACCCCGGGCGGCGTCGGCCACGCCCGCGAGCCCCAGGTGTTCCTCGACCCCGGCGACACGGTGATCACCGAGATCACGGGCCTGGGCCGACTGGAGAACACCGTGATCGCGGACGGCCCACGAGGGGACGGCCCGCGATGA
- a CDS encoding maleylpyruvate isomerase family mycothiol-dependent enzyme encodes MRELKTTLAWAAEGTALCRKVLVGLDETSYDAPSTLPGWTRKHLVAHLAGNAEALGNLVHWARTGEPTPMYTSPGQRGADIETGARLSGARLTAWFEESAQTLTDAMAALTAEQWRAEVVTAQGRTVPASEIPWLRAREVLVHAVDLDDGVRFADLPAEFRAELRVDILAKRGGTAVPTVHGTPAEVTAYLAGRPYEGVTTPDGTPAEPLPPWL; translated from the coding sequence ATGAGGGAGCTCAAGACCACTCTCGCCTGGGCCGCCGAGGGCACCGCCCTGTGCCGCAAGGTCCTCGTCGGCCTCGACGAAACGTCTTACGACGCCCCCTCCACGCTCCCCGGCTGGACCCGCAAGCACCTGGTCGCCCACCTGGCCGGCAACGCCGAGGCCCTCGGCAACCTCGTGCACTGGGCGCGCACCGGCGAACCCACCCCCATGTACACGTCCCCCGGCCAACGCGGCGCGGACATCGAGACGGGCGCGCGGCTCTCCGGCGCCCGGCTCACCGCCTGGTTCGAGGAGTCCGCCCAGACCCTGACCGACGCGATGGCCGCGCTCACGGCCGAACAGTGGCGGGCGGAGGTGGTGACGGCCCAGGGCCGTACGGTCCCGGCGAGCGAGATCCCCTGGCTGCGCGCCCGCGAGGTCCTCGTCCACGCCGTCGACCTCGACGACGGTGTGCGGTTCGCCGACCTGCCCGCGGAGTTCCGTGCCGAACTCCGCGTCGACATCCTCGCCAAGCGCGGCGGCACCGCCGTCCCCACGGTCCACGGCACCCCGGCCGAGGTCACGGCGTACCTGGCCGGCCGCCCGTACGAGGGCGTCACGACGCCGGACGGCACCCCGGCCGAACCCCTGCCG